A portion of the Marinobacter alexandrii genome contains these proteins:
- the mreC gene encoding rod shape-determining protein MreC encodes MQRLLDFLYQQRELAVFIGLEILSVWLLINFNNRYNASFLNSSNEAAASLTRTSNNIDNYFNLTEVNEQLMLENEHLQQELRMLRTKKDSFLDTVDQYQVIGARVINNTFDRSVNFVTISAGRKDSVQVGMGVISAFGVVGQVKSVTNNFATIYSLLHPKLLISSKVKRTDTKCTVQWDQEIYDRASLKYIPRHIPLKEGDSIVTSGFNSVFPEDVLIGLVDELYLEEHMTFYEAKIKLATDFTSLNQVFVINDLMKEEKDSLLLE; translated from the coding sequence ATGCAAAGGCTTTTAGATTTCCTTTACCAACAACGTGAATTAGCTGTTTTTATAGGCCTGGAAATCCTGAGTGTATGGCTTTTGATTAACTTTAATAACAGGTATAATGCTTCCTTTCTTAATTCAAGTAATGAAGCAGCAGCATCTTTAACACGAACATCCAATAATATTGATAATTACTTCAATTTAACGGAAGTAAACGAGCAACTCATGTTGGAAAATGAGCACCTTCAGCAAGAGCTGAGAATGCTGCGAACCAAGAAAGATTCATTTTTAGATACAGTAGATCAGTATCAAGTTATTGGGGCTAGGGTAATTAACAATACGTTTGATAGGAGTGTAAATTTCGTAACCATTTCTGCTGGAAGGAAAGATAGTGTACAAGTAGGCATGGGTGTAATTTCAGCATTTGGCGTTGTTGGACAAGTTAAATCTGTTACCAACAATTTCGCGACTATTTATTCGCTTCTACACCCTAAGCTTCTAATATCCTCTAAGGTGAAAAGGACTGATACAAAATGTACTGTTCAATGGGATCAAGAAATATACGATAGAGCTAGTTTAAAATATATTCCTAGGCATATTCCGCTAAAAGAAGGAGATTCAATAGTTACTTCTGGGTTTAATTCTGTTTTTCCTGAAGACGTGCTGATAGGTTTGGTAGATGAGTTGTACTTGGAAGAACATATGACTTTTTACGAAGCTAAAATTAAGCTGGCCACAGATTTTACAAGTTTGAATCAGGTCTTTGTGATCAATGACTTGATGAAAGAAGAGAAAGACTCATTACTGCTAGAATGA
- the rodA gene encoding rod shape-determining protein RodA — protein MRPDPLSQKIDWTSALLFGSLVIAGWLNIYAAEYDPEINQSIFDFSTSAGRQFIWILTSIVIAFVIFFFDYKFFDSFAYIIYGIFMALLLFILVGGKEVAGSKSWVGIGAFGLQPSEFAKFATAFALAKFLDQPNRRLTDLNTLLIAFAIIILPMAMTVLQGDTGTAMVFAALVLPMFREGMPPLFIVIGFSILAIFLLTLLVSQTVILAGIAIITLLALGLNARRPKRLLYIVASTIIVTLAVRSVDFILTDVLKPHQQKRVLSLINPNIDPLGIGWNVTQSKIAIGSGGFGGKGFLEGTQTKFDFVPEQTTDFIFCTIGEEHGWIGSIIMLGLFTGLLLRLVYLAERQKSTFSRVFGFSVVGIIFFHFTVNIAMTVGLFPVIGIPLPFFSYGGSSLWAFTILLFSFLKLDAHRMQVLQRW, from the coding sequence ATGCGCCCAGACCCACTATCGCAGAAAATTGACTGGACATCAGCCCTACTCTTCGGGTCGCTTGTTATTGCAGGCTGGTTGAATATCTATGCAGCAGAATATGATCCTGAAATCAATCAAAGTATTTTTGATTTCAGCACAAGCGCTGGTCGACAGTTTATATGGATTTTGACTTCTATTGTGATCGCTTTTGTCATTTTCTTTTTTGACTATAAGTTTTTTGATTCGTTCGCCTACATCATTTATGGAATATTTATGGCTCTATTGCTCTTCATACTGGTTGGAGGTAAAGAGGTAGCAGGGTCAAAGTCATGGGTTGGTATTGGAGCTTTTGGATTGCAACCTTCGGAGTTTGCCAAGTTTGCCACAGCCTTCGCATTGGCTAAATTTCTGGATCAACCCAATCGTAGGCTTACGGACTTAAATACTTTACTCATTGCATTTGCCATTATCATTTTGCCTATGGCAATGACAGTACTACAAGGAGATACGGGGACTGCCATGGTTTTCGCTGCATTAGTATTGCCAATGTTTAGGGAAGGGATGCCACCACTGTTCATAGTTATAGGATTTTCAATCTTAGCTATATTCCTGCTCACATTATTGGTGAGTCAGACAGTGATTTTAGCAGGAATCGCAATTATTACACTCTTAGCTTTAGGACTCAATGCGAGACGCCCAAAGAGATTGTTGTATATAGTCGCATCAACAATTATTGTAACCCTGGCAGTGCGAAGTGTGGATTTTATTTTAACGGATGTTCTGAAGCCACATCAGCAAAAAAGGGTGCTTTCGTTAATAAACCCCAATATAGATCCACTAGGTATTGGGTGGAATGTAACTCAATCAAAAATAGCGATAGGGTCAGGTGGTTTTGGAGGAAAAGGATTTTTAGAAGGTACTCAAACTAAGTTTGATTTTGTGCCTGAGCAAACTACCGATTTTATTTTTTGTACTATTGGTGAAGAGCATGGATGGATAGGAAGCATTATCATGCTTGGCTTATTTACGGGATTGCTATTGCGTTTGGTGTATTTAGCAGAGCGTCAAAAATCGACGTTTTCTAGAGTATTCGGTTTTAGCGTTGTGGGAATAATCTTTTTTCATTTTACGGTAAACATAGCGATGACCGTAGGGCTTTTTCCGGTGATTGGAATTCCCCTACCATTTTTTAGTTATGGAGGGTCATCCCTTTGGGCTTTCACAATTCTCCTTTTTAGCTTCTTAAAGCTAGACGCACATAGAATGCAGGTACTTCAAAGGTGGTAA
- a CDS encoding penicillin-binding transpeptidase domain-containing protein produces MSGRSLFIRGLILFTVIIFASRLFYIQILEEDYKVAAENNVVQKIVQYPFRGLVYDSNDSLVIYNSPVYDLMVVPKEAEILDTTTFCSLLEIEREDLIKRLKKAKNYSSILASKFVEQISDDLFAKLQDQLINYPGFYVLPRTVRSYNTKSLANVVGYVGEVSGNFINRDTSNYYKPGDYIGIGGIEKAYEEYLRGKRGATYKVVNVQGIIKDDYRDGEYDTLPKSGESIHLTIDLELQQYAEGLMEGKVGSVVAIEPSTGRILALVSAPSYDPQLLSGKNLSKNFPELNRNQEKPLFNRPLQARYPPGSMFKTIQGIIAMHEGVVTADEIIKTDGSNIGDLAPPGPYNMVKAITKSSNNYFYLIMRRMVQQGLDESAYIDSRIGLEKWREYVKEFGLGRKLGVDLPNEIYGNVPSLEWYDKQYGAKRWKYSNIASLSIGQGELLVTPLQMANLGAILANRGYFITPHVVDKIQGWPNPNIKKETLPFDAELYGPILKGMEQVIMAGSGRRGYLDSLKLAGKTSTVQNPHGEDHSGFMGFAPLDNPKISIAAYVENAGQGGRAAVSVASLLAEKYVLGEISRQWLEDYILEERYLPENAPRPTIAEN; encoded by the coding sequence ATGAGTGGTAGAAGCTTGTTTATTAGAGGACTTATTCTCTTTACTGTAATCATTTTTGCATCTCGACTATTCTATATTCAGATTTTAGAGGAAGACTATAAAGTAGCGGCTGAAAACAATGTTGTTCAAAAAATAGTACAGTATCCTTTTAGAGGATTGGTGTATGACAGCAATGACAGCTTAGTCATCTATAATTCACCTGTTTATGACCTAATGGTCGTACCTAAAGAAGCGGAGATTCTTGATACGACTACTTTTTGTTCGTTGCTTGAAATAGAACGTGAAGATTTAATTAAGCGATTAAAAAAGGCTAAAAATTACTCATCCATATTAGCTTCAAAGTTTGTTGAACAGATATCTGATGATCTTTTTGCGAAGCTTCAAGATCAGCTTATAAACTATCCAGGCTTTTATGTTCTTCCAAGAACCGTGAGATCCTACAATACAAAATCTCTAGCCAATGTTGTGGGTTATGTTGGTGAAGTAAGTGGAAACTTTATCAATAGAGACACTTCAAATTATTATAAACCAGGAGACTACATTGGTATAGGAGGTATTGAAAAGGCTTATGAAGAGTACCTGCGAGGCAAGCGTGGTGCTACCTATAAAGTTGTAAACGTTCAGGGAATTATAAAAGATGACTATCGCGATGGCGAATATGACACGCTTCCTAAATCGGGAGAGAGTATTCATTTAACCATTGATTTGGAATTGCAGCAGTATGCTGAAGGACTGATGGAAGGAAAGGTCGGAAGTGTTGTTGCAATTGAACCTAGCACTGGGAGAATTCTTGCGTTAGTTTCAGCTCCATCTTATGACCCACAATTGCTAAGTGGAAAAAATCTAAGTAAGAATTTTCCTGAATTGAATCGTAATCAAGAAAAACCGCTTTTTAATAGACCATTGCAAGCTCGCTATCCTCCTGGCTCAATGTTTAAGACCATTCAAGGAATAATTGCGATGCACGAGGGTGTAGTAACAGCAGATGAGATTATAAAAACTGATGGAAGCAATATCGGTGACTTGGCACCTCCCGGGCCTTACAACATGGTCAAAGCAATTACTAAGTCATCCAATAACTATTTCTATCTTATAATGCGCCGTATGGTTCAGCAAGGACTAGATGAAAGTGCATATATTGATTCCAGGATTGGGCTTGAAAAATGGAGGGAATACGTCAAAGAGTTTGGCTTAGGTAGAAAACTGGGAGTTGATCTTCCAAATGAAATTTATGGGAATGTTCCAAGCCTTGAATGGTATGATAAGCAATATGGCGCTAAGCGCTGGAAGTATTCGAACATCGCATCACTTAGTATTGGTCAAGGGGAGCTTTTAGTAACGCCTCTTCAGATGGCCAACCTTGGGGCAATACTAGCGAACAGGGGATATTTCATTACACCACATGTAGTAGATAAAATTCAAGGGTGGCCAAATCCGAATATTAAAAAGGAGACACTTCCTTTTGATGCTGAGTTGTATGGCCCGATATTGAAAGGGATGGAACAAGTAATAATGGCAGGGTCTGGACGTAGAGGCTATTTAGATTCTCTTAAGTTAGCTGGAAAAACAAGTACGGTTCAAAACCCACATGGAGAAGATCATTCAGGTTTTATGGGTTTTGCACCTTTAGATAACCCAAAGATTTCTATTGCAGCATATGTAGAAAATGCTGGACAAGGAGGACGAGCAGCAGTATCGGTAGCGAGCTTGCTTGCGGAGAAATATGTACTCGGCGAGATCTCTCGCCAATGGTTAGAAGACTATATTTTAGAAGAAAGATATTTACCTGAGAATGCGCCCAGACCCACTATCGCAGAAAATTGA